One Streptomyces sp. NBC_01237 genomic region harbors:
- a CDS encoding acyl-CoA dehydrogenase family protein gives MSDRAPQLVERRLPTEESRQLVALVRDIVSKEIAPRAAEEEEAGTFPREVFTLLSESGLLGLPYDSAHGGGDQPYEVYLQVLEELAAARLTVGLGVSVHSLACHALAGYGTEEQRASHLPAMLSGGLLGAYCLSEPSSGSDAASLRTKAVRDGDDWIITGTKAWITHGGIADFYTVLARTGAEGPRGITAFLVPGDAEGLNAAVPEKKMGMKGSPTAQLHFDGVRIGDERRIGEEGQGFAIALSALDSGRLGIAACAIGVAQAALDEAVGYATGRRQFGRPIADFQGLRFMIADMATQIEAGRALYLEAARLRDAGQPFSRQAAMAKLFCTDAAMRVTIDAVQVLGGYGYTLDFPVERLMREAKVLQIVEGTNQIQRMVIARHLAGPETR, from the coding sequence ATGTCCGACCGTGCCCCGCAGCTGGTGGAACGCCGTCTGCCCACCGAGGAGTCCCGGCAGCTCGTCGCGCTCGTGCGCGACATCGTGTCGAAGGAGATCGCTCCCCGGGCCGCCGAGGAGGAGGAAGCGGGCACGTTCCCGCGCGAGGTCTTCACCCTGCTCTCCGAGTCCGGGCTGCTCGGACTGCCCTACGACTCCGCGCACGGCGGCGGCGATCAGCCCTACGAGGTCTATCTCCAGGTGCTGGAGGAGCTGGCCGCGGCCCGGCTCACGGTCGGCCTCGGCGTCAGCGTCCACTCGCTGGCCTGCCACGCGCTCGCCGGATACGGCACCGAGGAGCAGCGGGCCTCGCACCTCCCCGCCATGCTCTCGGGCGGTCTGCTGGGCGCCTATTGCCTCTCCGAACCCTCCTCGGGCTCCGACGCCGCCTCGCTGCGCACGAAGGCGGTACGGGACGGCGACGACTGGATCATCACCGGCACCAAGGCCTGGATCACGCACGGGGGCATCGCCGACTTCTACACCGTGCTGGCCCGCACCGGTGCGGAGGGCCCGCGCGGCATCACCGCCTTCCTCGTCCCCGGCGACGCCGAGGGCCTGAACGCGGCCGTTCCCGAGAAGAAGATGGGCATGAAGGGCTCGCCCACCGCCCAACTCCACTTCGACGGCGTACGGATCGGCGACGAGCGCCGCATCGGCGAGGAGGGGCAGGGCTTCGCCATCGCGCTGTCCGCGCTCGACTCCGGGCGGCTGGGGATCGCCGCCTGTGCCATCGGTGTCGCGCAGGCGGCCCTGGACGAAGCGGTCGGATATGCCACCGGGCGGCGCCAGTTCGGCCGTCCCATCGCGGACTTCCAGGGACTGCGCTTCATGATCGCCGACATGGCCACCCAGATCGAGGCGGGCCGCGCGCTCTATCTGGAGGCGGCCCGGCTGCGTGACGCGGGTCAGCCCTTCTCGCGGCAGGCGGCCATGGCGAAGCTGTTCTGCACGGACGCGGCGATGCGGGTGACCATCGACGCGGTGCAGGTGCTCGGCGGCTACGGCTACACCCTCGACTTCCCGGTCGAGCGGCTGATGCGCGAGGCCAAGGTGCTGCAGATCGTCGAAGGCACCAATCAGATCCAGCGCATGGTCATCGCCCGCCACCTCGCGGGTCCCGAGACGCGCTGA
- a CDS encoding glycoside hydrolase family 18 protein, with translation MFTSHRPRARFRALAAAACTAALGATLLGVAGTSSAGAAPAPQKQAAAPAAAEAAPTAAGGKVVGYFTNWGVYDRNYHVKNIETSGSANKLTHINYAFGNVTGGKCSIGDSYADYEKAYTADQSVDGVADTWDQELRGNFNQLRKLKKLHPDLKILWSFGGWTWSGGFGEAAKNPAAFAESCYNLVEDPRWADVFDGIDIDWEYPNACGLTCDTSGRDAYGNLLSALRTKFGTGNLVTSAITADGSDGGKIDAVDYAGAAKYLDWYNPMTYDFFGAWDAKGPTAPHSPLTSYTGIPREGFNTDAAISKLKGLGIPSEKLLLGIGFYGRGWTGVTQSEPGGTATGAAAGKYEAGIEDYKVLKSSCPATGTVAGTAYAHCGTNWWSYDTPATIGSKMQYKNEQGLGGTFFWELSGDTADGELIKAIN, from the coding sequence ATGTTCACATCGCACCGTCCCCGCGCCCGGTTCCGGGCGCTCGCCGCGGCCGCTTGTACGGCCGCCCTCGGCGCCACCCTGCTCGGCGTCGCGGGTACCTCATCAGCCGGCGCGGCCCCCGCCCCCCAGAAACAGGCGGCAGCTCCCGCCGCCGCCGAGGCCGCCCCCACCGCGGCCGGCGGCAAGGTGGTCGGATACTTCACCAACTGGGGTGTCTACGACCGCAATTACCACGTCAAGAACATCGAGACGTCGGGTTCCGCGAACAAGCTCACGCACATCAACTACGCCTTCGGCAACGTCACCGGAGGCAAGTGCTCCATCGGCGACTCCTACGCCGACTACGAGAAGGCGTACACCGCAGACCAGTCGGTCGACGGGGTGGCCGACACCTGGGACCAGGAGCTGCGCGGCAACTTCAACCAGCTGCGCAAGCTGAAGAAGCTGCACCCGGACCTCAAGATCCTCTGGTCCTTCGGCGGCTGGACCTGGTCGGGCGGCTTCGGTGAGGCGGCCAAGAACCCGGCCGCGTTCGCCGAGTCCTGCTACAACCTGGTCGAGGACCCCCGCTGGGCCGATGTCTTCGACGGCATCGACATCGACTGGGAGTACCCCAACGCCTGTGGCCTGACCTGCGACACCAGCGGCCGCGACGCCTACGGCAATCTGCTGTCCGCGCTGCGCACCAAGTTCGGCACCGGCAACCTGGTCACCTCGGCGATCACCGCCGACGGCTCGGACGGCGGCAAGATCGATGCCGTGGACTACGCGGGAGCGGCGAAGTACCTCGACTGGTACAACCCGATGACGTACGACTTCTTCGGCGCCTGGGACGCGAAGGGCCCGACGGCTCCGCACTCCCCGCTGACCTCCTACACCGGCATTCCGCGGGAGGGCTTCAACACCGACGCCGCGATCTCCAAGCTCAAGGGGCTCGGCATCCCGTCCGAGAAGCTGCTGCTCGGCATCGGCTTCTACGGCCGCGGCTGGACCGGGGTCACCCAGTCCGAGCCGGGCGGTACGGCGACGGGTGCGGCAGCGGGCAAGTACGAGGCGGGCATCGAGGACTACAAGGTCCTCAAGAGCAGCTGCCCGGCGACGGGCACCGTCGCCGGAACGGCGTACGCCCACTGCGGCACCAACTGGTGGAGCTACGACACCCCGGCCACCATCGGCTCGAAGATGCAGTACAAGAACGAGCAGGGCCTGGGAGGCACCTTCTTCTGGGAGCTGAGCGGTGACACCGCCGACGGCGAACTGATCAAGGCGATCAACTAG
- a CDS encoding SCO1431 family membrane protein, whose amino-acid sequence MTATAAAENANHARRARTGGPGDRSKLLESILGWTLVVVLAMFVTQAGLM is encoded by the coding sequence ATGACCGCGACAGCCGCCGCCGAGAACGCGAACCATGCCCGCCGCGCCCGTACCGGGGGCCCCGGGGACCGGTCCAAGCTGCTGGAGAGCATTCTGGGCTGGACGCTCGTGGTCGTGCTCGCCATGTTCGTCACCCAGGCCGGCCTGATGTGA
- a CDS encoding peptidase C39 family protein — protein sequence MTRPTSRRTVLTAALAAAAAAGPVVSAGPAAAAAPSSGSSRRTPAPWAAASDVDNRFWSTYTDWRRGSGDGTRATAGRRPGLVIAAPTGTTDYTDPHTGKSATWEYAAWTSPVHRSTVPATEVIASWNADTPAGTWIRIELSGEYSDGTATPWFVMGRWAAGDGDIRRTSVDDQSDGRSSVWTDTFAVDDPASGLRLSSYRLRVTLYRTPGSGLTPTVRRLGAMASDVPDRFTVPASTPGLTRELRVPRYSQNVHVGEYPEYDNGGEAWCSPTSSQMIIEYWGRRPTAEDLAWVKPGLADPQICHAARNTFDYQYEGCGNWPFNAAYAATYHDMSAVVTRLGSLTDVERLVRVGIPVITSQSFLKEELTGAGYGTSGHLMTVIGFTAQGDIVANDPASPDNPAVRRVYRRREWENIWLRTKRYDANGKVRSGTGGVCYVYWPARPTAAQTWVLRRLGIG from the coding sequence ATGACCAGACCGACTTCACGCAGAACCGTACTGACCGCCGCACTCGCGGCAGCGGCGGCGGCCGGCCCGGTGGTGTCCGCCGGTCCCGCGGCGGCCGCGGCTCCCTCCTCCGGCTCCTCCCGCCGGACCCCTGCACCCTGGGCGGCGGCCTCCGACGTGGACAACCGTTTCTGGAGTACGTACACCGACTGGCGCCGCGGCTCCGGTGACGGGACCCGTGCCACGGCGGGCCGCAGGCCGGGTCTGGTGATCGCCGCTCCCACCGGGACCACCGACTACACCGACCCGCACACCGGGAAGTCCGCCACCTGGGAGTACGCGGCCTGGACCTCGCCGGTCCACCGCTCCACGGTGCCGGCGACCGAGGTGATCGCCTCCTGGAACGCCGACACCCCGGCGGGCACCTGGATCCGGATCGAGCTGAGCGGCGAATACTCGGACGGGACCGCGACGCCGTGGTTCGTGATGGGGCGCTGGGCGGCGGGCGACGGCGACATCCGGCGTACCTCCGTCGACGACCAGAGCGACGGCAGGAGTTCCGTCTGGACCGACACGTTCGCCGTGGACGACCCGGCGAGCGGGCTGAGGCTGTCCTCGTACCGGCTGCGGGTGACCCTGTACCGCACCCCCGGCAGCGGGCTCACCCCGACGGTCCGGCGGCTCGGCGCGATGGCCTCGGACGTCCCCGACCGTTTCACCGTCCCGGCCAGCACCCCCGGGCTCACCCGTGAACTGCGGGTGCCGCGCTACTCGCAGAACGTCCATGTGGGGGAGTACCCCGAGTACGACAACGGCGGCGAGGCCTGGTGCAGCCCCACCTCCTCGCAGATGATCATCGAGTACTGGGGGCGCAGGCCCACGGCGGAGGACCTCGCCTGGGTGAAACCGGGCCTCGCCGACCCGCAGATCTGCCACGCGGCCCGGAACACCTTCGACTATCAGTACGAGGGGTGCGGCAACTGGCCCTTCAACGCCGCCTACGCGGCCACGTACCACGACATGAGCGCGGTCGTCACCCGGCTCGGCTCCCTCACCGACGTGGAGAGACTGGTCCGGGTGGGCATCCCCGTGATCACGTCCCAGTCCTTCCTCAAGGAGGAGCTGACCGGGGCGGGCTACGGCACCTCCGGCCATCTGATGACGGTGATCGGCTTCACCGCCCAGGGCGACATCGTCGCCAACGACCCCGCGTCACCCGACAACCCGGCCGTGCGCCGTGTCTACCGGCGGCGTGAGTGGGAGAACATCTGGCTCCGCACCAAGCGCTACGACGCGAACGGCAAGGTCAGGAGCGGTACGGGCGGGGTCTGCTACGTCTACTGGCCGGCGCGGCCGACGGCGGCGCAGACCTGGGTGCTGCGAAGGCTGGGCATCGGCTGA
- a CDS encoding uridine kinase family protein, producing MNDLAGHAAALRTLPPSCGPVRLIAIDGHAGSGKSTFAARLAAALGDAPVLHLDDLATHDQLFDWTDRLREQVLLPLSRGECARYAPYDWTARRFGPPRTLEPAPVVLVEGVGSGRRTVRPRLAALCWMEWDRGLSWERGRRRDGPGLSEFWDGWTAAEERHFAADPSRPFADVLVRQLPEGYEWLEGPRAAAGMTRFVTQGE from the coding sequence ATGAACGACCTGGCCGGCCATGCGGCAGCCCTGCGCACCCTGCCCCCCTCCTGCGGGCCGGTGCGGCTGATCGCGATCGACGGGCACGCGGGCTCGGGCAAGAGCACCTTCGCGGCCCGGCTCGCGGCGGCCCTCGGTGACGCGCCCGTACTGCACCTGGACGATCTCGCCACCCACGATCAGCTCTTCGACTGGACGGACCGGCTGCGCGAGCAGGTGCTCCTGCCGCTCTCACGCGGGGAGTGCGCCCGCTATGCCCCGTACGACTGGACGGCCCGGCGCTTCGGTCCGCCCAGGACGCTGGAGCCCGCGCCCGTGGTGCTGGTCGAGGGCGTCGGTTCCGGCCGCCGGACAGTGCGTCCTCGGCTGGCCGCGCTGTGCTGGATGGAGTGGGACCGCGGCCTGTCCTGGGAGCGCGGGCGCCGGCGCGACGGGCCGGGGCTCTCGGAGTTCTGGGACGGCTGGACCGCCGCCGAGGAGCGGCACTTCGCCGCCGATCCCTCCCGCCCGTTCGCCGATGTCCTGGTACGCCAGTTGCCCGAGGGATACGAGTGGCTGGAGGGGCCTCGTGCGGCAGCAGGAATGACTCGTTTCGTCACCCAGGGTGAGTAG
- a CDS encoding AAA family ATPase, with product MDIGTQGAQAPADLAWLRGVDAYTMGAYPQAEEEFRAAVRCDPGMADGWLGLHALRVDTTTALLRMYRHRERFGEQRSRHRRTLNSWYWLGWWVQPVLESPRDLLLAHASHWLDGRHVPELDRALAGLPPVDTDSQVRFLHACRSYLVKDWDQLVRYTEQLVDDPMLGIEAGLFGGMARVRLEMYGQAEPLLSAALMRCRSEQPQRKELRYWLARAHEGTGRSAAALPLYRAVHRVDPAFMDTSARLAAISEGDGYDDSADMAAVSLTGFGVDGTGAETQPESESPLGTDLVESREPWPVPVPDPGPAVPPPVEGVRHKAAPTPKRPTFPAGPSDPVLLAEALAELERMVGLEPVKRQVKALSAQLNMARLRAEQGLPVQPPKRHFVFSGPSGTGKTTVARILGRVFYALGLLGGDHLVEAQRADLVGEFLGQTAVKANELIDSALGGVLFVDEAYSLSNSGYSKGDAYGDEALQVLLKRAEDNRDHLVVILAGYPEGMDRLLATNPGLSSRFTSRVDFPSYRPLELTAIGGVLAAENGDVWDEESVDELRSISGHVIEQGWIDELGNGRFLRTLYEKSCAYRDLRLSGYAAVPTRDDLATLRLPDLMQAYGEVLSGRGPVNRGPQEPGSA from the coding sequence ATGGACATCGGCACGCAGGGCGCACAGGCCCCCGCCGACCTCGCCTGGCTGCGCGGCGTGGACGCCTACACCATGGGCGCGTATCCGCAGGCCGAGGAGGAGTTCAGAGCCGCGGTGCGGTGCGATCCCGGCATGGCGGACGGCTGGCTCGGCCTCCACGCGCTGCGCGTCGACACCACCACGGCGCTGCTGCGCATGTACCGCCACCGTGAACGCTTCGGCGAGCAGCGCTCCCGCCACCGCCGCACGCTCAACTCGTGGTACTGGCTGGGCTGGTGGGTACAACCGGTGCTGGAGAGCCCGCGCGACCTGCTGCTCGCGCACGCCTCGCACTGGCTGGACGGCCGCCATGTCCCGGAGCTGGACCGGGCGCTGGCCGGGCTGCCGCCGGTGGACACCGACTCCCAGGTACGGTTCCTGCACGCCTGCCGTTCCTACCTGGTCAAGGACTGGGACCAGCTCGTCCGCTACACCGAACAGCTCGTCGACGATCCGATGCTCGGCATCGAGGCGGGGCTCTTCGGCGGCATGGCGCGGGTGCGCCTGGAGATGTACGGGCAGGCCGAACCGCTGCTCTCGGCCGCCCTGATGCGCTGCCGCAGCGAGCAGCCGCAGCGCAAGGAGCTGCGCTACTGGCTGGCCAGGGCCCACGAGGGGACGGGGCGCAGCGCGGCGGCGCTTCCCCTCTACCGGGCGGTGCACCGCGTCGACCCGGCCTTCATGGACACCTCGGCCCGGCTCGCGGCGATCTCCGAGGGCGACGGGTACGACGACTCCGCCGATATGGCCGCCGTGTCGCTGACCGGATTCGGCGTGGACGGTACGGGCGCGGAGACCCAGCCGGAGAGCGAATCGCCGCTCGGCACGGATCTCGTGGAGAGCCGGGAACCGTGGCCGGTCCCGGTCCCCGATCCGGGACCGGCCGTGCCTCCCCCGGTCGAGGGCGTACGCCACAAGGCGGCGCCGACGCCGAAGCGGCCGACCTTCCCCGCCGGGCCCAGCGATCCCGTACTGCTCGCCGAAGCGCTGGCGGAGCTGGAGCGGATGGTCGGCCTCGAACCGGTCAAGCGCCAGGTCAAGGCCCTGTCCGCGCAGTTGAACATGGCCCGGCTGCGGGCCGAGCAGGGACTGCCCGTCCAGCCGCCGAAGCGCCACTTCGTCTTCTCCGGCCCCTCCGGCACCGGCAAGACGACCGTCGCCCGCATTCTCGGCCGGGTCTTCTACGCCCTGGGACTGCTCGGCGGCGACCACCTGGTGGAGGCGCAACGGGCCGATCTGGTCGGGGAGTTCCTCGGCCAGACGGCGGTCAAGGCCAATGAGCTGATCGACTCGGCGCTCGGCGGGGTGCTCTTCGTCGACGAGGCGTACAGCCTGTCCAACTCGGGCTACAGCAAGGGTGATGCGTACGGCGACGAGGCGCTTCAGGTCCTCCTGAAGCGGGCCGAGGACAACCGGGACCATCTCGTCGTCATCCTCGCGGGCTACCCGGAGGGCATGGACCGGCTGCTCGCCACCAATCCCGGGCTCTCCTCCCGCTTCACCAGCCGGGTGGACTTCCCGAGCTACCGCCCCCTGGAACTCACCGCGATCGGTGGGGTGCTGGCCGCCGAGAACGGTGATGTGTGGGACGAGGAGTCCGTGGACGAGCTGCGCAGCATCAGCGGGCATGTCATCGAGCAGGGCTGGATCGACGAACTGGGCAACGGGCGGTTCCTGCGGACGCTGTACGAGAAGAGCTGCGCCTACCGGGATCTGCGGCTGTCCGGATACGCGGCCGTGCCGACGCGCGACGATCTGGCGACGCTGCGGCTGCCGGATCTGATGCAGGCGTACGGGGAGGTGCTGTCCGGGCGGGGGCCGGTGAACCGCGGGCCCCAGGAGCCGGGGTCGGCGTGA
- a CDS encoding hemolysin family protein: MSLVQLLFAGLLVLANGFFVGAEFALVSVRRSQVEPLAASGSSRARQVLYGLENLPQMMAAAQFGITICSLTLGAVAEPTVAHLLEPVFHAAHVPEGLIHPLGYALALVFVVVLHLVIGEMVPKNLAMAAPERTALWLSPGLVGFARLCRPVTTGLGACARIVLRLFRVEPKDEVEAVFTSEQLNRLVEDSGQAGLLEPEAQERLEDALELGSRPVTDVLLERASLVTVDPSVTPRRIEELTVRTGYSRFPVCAEGGGPFMGYLHVKDVLDLEDGERAVPQQIWRPMATVRAELPLDDALTVMRRAATHLAQVADASGRVLGLVAMEDVLEMLVGEVRDPAHRVSVPRRTVDVPTAPQEQKALAGRA, encoded by the coding sequence ATGAGCCTGGTCCAGCTGCTGTTCGCCGGGCTCCTGGTGCTGGCGAACGGCTTCTTCGTCGGCGCCGAGTTCGCTCTCGTCTCCGTACGCCGCAGCCAGGTCGAACCGCTCGCCGCGAGCGGATCGAGCCGGGCCCGCCAGGTCCTGTACGGACTGGAGAACCTGCCGCAGATGATGGCCGCCGCCCAGTTCGGCATCACCATCTGCTCACTCACCCTGGGCGCCGTCGCCGAGCCGACCGTGGCCCACCTCCTCGAACCGGTCTTCCACGCGGCGCATGTTCCCGAGGGGCTCATCCACCCGCTCGGCTATGCGCTGGCTCTCGTCTTCGTGGTCGTCCTCCACCTCGTCATCGGCGAGATGGTCCCGAAGAATCTCGCGATGGCCGCCCCCGAGCGGACCGCTCTGTGGCTCAGCCCCGGACTGGTCGGTTTCGCCCGGCTCTGCCGCCCGGTCACCACAGGACTGGGCGCCTGTGCCCGGATCGTGCTGAGGCTCTTCCGGGTCGAGCCCAAGGACGAGGTCGAGGCGGTGTTCACCAGCGAGCAGCTCAACCGGCTCGTGGAGGACTCCGGACAGGCCGGACTGCTGGAGCCGGAGGCCCAGGAGCGCCTGGAGGACGCGCTCGAACTGGGCAGCCGGCCGGTCACCGACGTACTCCTGGAGCGGGCGTCGCTGGTGACGGTGGACCCCTCCGTCACCCCCCGCAGGATCGAGGAGCTGACCGTACGGACCGGCTACTCGCGCTTCCCCGTCTGCGCTGAGGGCGGCGGCCCCTTCATGGGCTACCTGCACGTCAAGGACGTCCTGGACCTGGAGGACGGCGAACGCGCCGTCCCGCAGCAGATCTGGCGCCCGATGGCGACGGTCCGCGCGGAACTCCCCCTCGACGACGCCCTCACCGTGATGCGCCGCGCCGCGACGCATCTGGCCCAGGTGGCCGACGCGTCGGGGCGGGTGCTGGGCCTGGTCGCCATGGAGGATGTCCTGGAAATGCTGGTGGGAGAGGTCCGCGACCCGGCCCACCGCGTCTCGGTGCCCCGCCGCACGGTGGACGTACCGACGGCCCCTCAGGAGCAGAAGGCCCTGGCGGGCCGGGCCTGA
- a CDS encoding hemolysin family protein, which translates to MTTPLLLLSAAFLLILANGFFVAAEFGLVTVERPDAERAAAEGDRRARTVVEALRELSFQLSGTQLGITITSLVVGMLAEPALAQLLAGPLTATGLPEGAVPGVSVVIGMLLASAVQMVIGELVPKNWAISRPLQVARFVAGPQHRFATVLRPVITALNTLANRLVRLLGVEPTDELASARTPGELVSLARHSAEAGTLEQDTADLFVRTLSLAGLTAQHVMTPRVKVSALQSSATAADVLNLTRATGLSRFPVYRDRIDEVVGMIHLKDALAVPAQERLRTPAGRIAVPPLLVPESLPVEQLLQRLRKEQPIAVVVDEYGGTAGVVTLEDIIEELVGEVRDEHDAEGADRPELATAVGEDGRTVWDAEGSCRVLTLRRIGLDVPDGPYETVAGLVADLLGRIPAPGDRAELPGWRISVRQVGHYRAEQVRFTRTADLPENVTAADPSARVLLEAVR; encoded by the coding sequence ATGACCACCCCACTGCTGCTTCTCAGTGCGGCATTCCTTCTCATCCTCGCCAACGGATTCTTCGTGGCAGCCGAATTCGGGCTCGTCACCGTGGAGCGGCCGGACGCCGAACGCGCGGCCGCCGAGGGCGACCGGCGGGCCCGTACCGTCGTCGAAGCCCTGCGCGAACTCTCCTTCCAGCTCTCCGGCACCCAGCTGGGCATCACCATCACCTCGCTGGTCGTCGGCATGCTCGCCGAACCGGCGCTCGCCCAGCTGCTCGCCGGCCCCCTGACCGCCACCGGACTGCCCGAAGGGGCCGTACCCGGTGTCAGCGTGGTCATCGGGATGCTGCTCGCCTCCGCCGTCCAGATGGTGATCGGCGAGCTCGTCCCGAAGAACTGGGCGATCTCACGGCCGCTCCAGGTCGCCCGCTTCGTCGCCGGACCCCAGCACCGTTTCGCGACCGTGCTGCGCCCCGTGATCACCGCACTGAACACCCTCGCCAACCGGCTGGTGCGCCTGCTGGGCGTGGAGCCCACCGACGAGCTGGCCTCCGCCCGTACCCCGGGCGAGCTGGTCTCGCTGGCCAGGCACTCGGCCGAGGCCGGCACCCTGGAACAGGACACCGCCGACCTCTTCGTACGGACCCTGTCGCTGGCCGGACTCACCGCCCAGCACGTCATGACCCCCCGGGTGAAGGTGAGCGCCCTCCAGTCGTCCGCGACCGCGGCGGACGTCCTCAACCTCACCCGCGCCACCGGCCTCTCCCGCTTCCCGGTCTACCGGGACCGCATCGACGAGGTCGTCGGCATGATCCACCTCAAGGACGCCCTCGCCGTCCCCGCCCAGGAGCGGCTGCGCACCCCGGCGGGCCGGATCGCCGTACCACCGCTTCTGGTGCCGGAGAGCCTGCCCGTCGAACAGCTCCTCCAGCGGCTGCGCAAGGAGCAGCCGATCGCCGTCGTCGTCGACGAGTACGGCGGCACCGCCGGAGTCGTCACCCTTGAGGACATCATCGAGGAACTCGTCGGCGAGGTCCGCGACGAGCACGACGCGGAGGGCGCCGACCGGCCCGAGCTGGCCACCGCCGTCGGTGAGGACGGCCGTACCGTCTGGGACGCCGAAGGCAGCTGCCGGGTCCTCACCCTGCGCCGGATAGGTCTCGACGTACCGGACGGACCGTACGAGACCGTGGCCGGACTGGTCGCCGATCTGCTGGGCCGCATCCCCGCCCCCGGGGACCGCGCGGAACTGCCCGGCTGGCGGATCTCCGTCCGCCAGGTCGGCCACTACCGTGCCGAACAGGTCCGCTTCACCCGCACGGCGGACCTGCCGGAGAACGTCACGGCCGCGGACCCCTCCGCGCGAGTGCTGCTGGAGGCCGTGCGATGA
- a CDS encoding PH domain-containing protein has product MSASAPRPELPALPVTFRPTLTRVVLLAVGLAMFLVITVIALTLEKLNPGERTSFIFVAALFFGVLALLSRPKVVADDTGVTVVNLTRTRRLAWEEILRVNLRVGDPWVFLDLSDGTSLPALGIQPGIAKQQAIRDARTLRVLAESRGTGADAVTDNG; this is encoded by the coding sequence ATGTCCGCCTCCGCCCCCCGGCCCGAACTGCCCGCCCTCCCGGTCACCTTCAGGCCCACCCTCACCCGGGTGGTCCTGCTGGCCGTGGGTCTGGCGATGTTCCTCGTCATCACAGTCATCGCCCTGACCCTGGAGAAGCTGAACCCGGGGGAGCGGACCAGCTTCATCTTCGTGGCCGCCCTCTTCTTCGGTGTCCTGGCCCTGCTCAGCAGGCCCAAGGTCGTCGCCGATGACACCGGGGTCACCGTCGTCAACCTCACCCGCACCCGCAGGCTGGCCTGGGAGGAGATCCTCCGGGTCAACCTGCGGGTCGGCGACCCCTGGGTCTTCCTCGACCTCAGCGACGGCACCAGCCTGCCCGCGCTCGGCATCCAGCCCGGAATCGCCAAGCAGCAGGCCATCCGGGACGCCCGTACGCTGCGCGTCCTCGCCGAATCCCGCGGCACCGGAGCGGACGCCGTCACGGACAACGGCTGA
- the hisG gene encoding ATP phosphoribosyltransferase, whose amino-acid sequence MLRIAVPNKGSLSGPAMAMLHEAGYQQRKESKELVLVDPENEVEFFYLRPRDIAIYVSSGRLDIGVTGRDLLLDSGADAEEILQLGFARSTFRYATKPGTAHGPQDFDGMTIATSYEGIVAKHLADAGVTASVVHLDGAVETAIELGVAQIIADVVETGTSLRNAGLEVIGEPIMKSEAVVIRRTGAPDDDPKVQQFLRRLQGVLVARSYVMMDYDCRVEHLERAVALTPGLESPTISPLHHEGWVAVRSMVAAKEAQRIMDDLYELGARAILTTAIHACRL is encoded by the coding sequence ATGCTGCGCATCGCCGTCCCCAACAAGGGTTCACTCTCCGGGCCTGCGATGGCGATGCTCCATGAGGCCGGATACCAGCAGCGCAAGGAGTCCAAGGAGCTCGTTCTCGTCGACCCGGAGAACGAGGTCGAGTTCTTCTACCTGCGGCCCCGCGACATCGCGATCTACGTCAGCTCCGGCCGTCTCGACATCGGCGTCACCGGCCGCGACCTGCTGCTGGACTCCGGGGCCGACGCCGAGGAGATCCTCCAGCTCGGCTTCGCCCGCTCGACGTTCCGCTACGCCACCAAGCCCGGCACGGCCCACGGCCCGCAGGACTTCGACGGCATGACGATCGCCACCTCCTACGAGGGCATCGTCGCCAAGCACCTGGCCGACGCCGGCGTGACCGCCTCCGTCGTCCACCTCGACGGCGCGGTCGAGACCGCCATCGAGCTGGGGGTCGCCCAGATCATCGCCGATGTGGTGGAGACCGGCACTAGCCTGCGCAACGCCGGACTCGAAGTGATCGGCGAGCCGATCATGAAGTCGGAGGCCGTCGTCATCCGGCGCACCGGCGCCCCCGACGACGACCCGAAGGTGCAGCAGTTCCTCCGCCGCCTCCAGGGCGTCCTGGTCGCCCGCTCCTACGTGATGATGGACTACGACTGCCGCGTCGAGCACCTGGAGCGTGCCGTGGCCCTCACCCCGGGCCTGGAGTCGCCGACCATCTCCCCGCTGCACCACGAGGGATGGGTCGCCGTCCGCTCCATGGTCGCCGCCAAGGAGGCACAGCGGATCATGGACGATCTGTACGAGCTCGGTGCCCGCGCCATCCTCACCACGGCCATCCACGCCTGCCGTCTCTGA
- a CDS encoding phosphoribosyl-ATP diphosphatase has protein sequence MANKTFEELFAELQLKAANGDPSTSRTAELVDKGVHAIGKKVVEEAAEVWMAAEYEGKEAAAEEISQLLYHVQVMMVARGISLDDVYAHL, from the coding sequence ATGGCGAACAAAACCTTCGAAGAGCTCTTCGCCGAGCTGCAGCTCAAGGCCGCCAACGGCGACCCCTCCACCTCCCGCACCGCCGAACTGGTGGACAAGGGAGTGCATGCCATCGGCAAGAAGGTCGTCGAGGAGGCGGCCGAGGTGTGGATGGCCGCCGAGTACGAGGGCAAGGAAGCCGCCGCCGAGGAGATCTCGCAGCTGCTGTACCACGTCCAGGTGATGATGGTCGCCCGCGGCATCTCCCTCGACGACGTCTACGCCCATCTCTAG